The Oncorhynchus kisutch isolate 150728-3 linkage group LG10, Okis_V2, whole genome shotgun sequence region GTAGCTGTTCAAGTTTGTCTTTGTAGCCCTGGTGTGTTGTACAAAAGTCTGATTTGTCGTAACTGCTCAAAGCTGCAGTGTCTACAACTagatgtgtttgtctgtgtgcagCTGTGCGGTCAGAAGGTGGAGGTAGACATGGAGAAGCTTGCAGCAGAGATTGCTGCGGCAGAGGAGACTGCTAGGCGGCGggcggaggagagggagaaggaagcggCGGAGCAGGCAGAGAAGACTGCCCAGGAACAGCAAGAgcagcagcaggcagcagcagaCTCCGCTTCATCTACCCTGCCCATCACTGAACAGAACAACACCACCccaccaaccacagagaccaaGGAGGACCAGGACAAGCCAACCCCTATGGAGACAGGTCAGTCATACCAACATCGCACTAAAGCATTTTCTGTTATTTCAgtaacttgctgtttggagtaAGAAAAAGCCTGATACAAGTAGTGCTTTTATTGCAGTAACATGTTATCTGCATTCAGACTGAGCATTGTGATCTATGATCATTACAATCTACACAAAGACACCTGACCTACAcactttcctcctttccttcagAAGAGACTCCTACATCAGAGACATCTGAGACCCATCCTGAGGCTGAGGAGGGCACACCAGCTGCAGAGAAGCAGCAGGGCCCGCCGGTGGAGAGCGTCACGGACGAGGGAACCAGTGACAGCACCGCCCCATCCGAAAGCAGCACCGGACCCCCTGCAGACCTCCCTGCTTCAGCTGAGCCTGCCCCAGAGGAacgcccagccagccagccctccctcccaATAGCATCTCTGTAGAAGGGCACACCTCTCTCTGAGCACACCCTCTAACCTATAGACTAGGGCCATGTTTTGTGGGCACAGTGCTGCATATCAAAAATATTGGAATGTATAGAAGGGGTTTCATGGGTAGAGATGTCCATAGTTTTGTACATTCTGTATGTTATTTGCGATGTCGTGCAACCCTGTGCCCATTTAAATATGACCCTGTGATGTTCTTCCACCATCCCCACACTCGGTTTGTGTGTTTGACATTTCTATTGATCTTGCAATGGACCTCTGGATTCATACCACAAGCCAACAGTTCCTCTTTAGCTATTTGCTATTGGCGTTGATAGAACAGGGAAGGGCCTTGGCCAAATTTATTCCACACCCAATTGACTCGGTTTGTGTGTTTGACATTTCTATTGATCTTGCAATGGACCTCTGGATTCATACCACAAGCCAACAGTTCCTCTTTAGCTATTTGCTATTGGCGTTGATAGAACAGGGAAGGGCCTTGGCCTAATTTATTCCACACCCAATTGACAATGGTTTTTACATGCTATTTTTGTTGCCTATTTTTATCTAACTTTTAGTTAGTAATCAATATGGTGTGGACTGTTAGTGATGGATTAAATTCATAATTCATATGAAATGGCCAGTCCTTGAATATCACCTATTATATCACAGCAAATGGATGATTGTGAACTGTTTTACATGagctgtttgcaactgcacggcTGTCAAACCCTGTTGCTGTGTATCACCACTAGAGAAATGGTCATGATGAACCTCAGATAAAACCTCACGCTTTCAAATGACTGTTTTTACTTGAATTTGAATGATTTTAGTATGCCTCTGCGATTTGCATCTTTTTTTGTACTGTCAAGCCTCTTGCCCAAATAAAAGTAATTTCTGTCTTTCGGACCAATGGCttatttcaaatgttttattgGCTTTCTCTAGATGTAGGCCTACTGATTGCTTAGACTGCCTATTCAGAAATAATAGCTCAGCATTGTAATTTTGAGGACTCAACAATATATTCAAACCgtaattataaataaataaaaaagtttaaaaaagaaAAGTCAGACTTGGACTACTACTGTAAGTAAAATCTCGTTGACCATTGGGGAATGTGGTTGCATGCCCACTTTTCTTGCCTTGTCTGCCGTCCATGCGTCGTCACACCTCTTTAAAAGAACGAGAGAACACCAGACGGTCACAGTGTCGATATCAGGAATGATGAACAGCCGCGCGCTTTGCCTCTACGTCGCGCTCCTCTACCCGATCCCCAAAACATTGACGGAATACTCAACCAATACTGACTCGGAGTACGAGTTTGGGGATTACCGGGGCAAGTGGTGTTTAGACGACCACGGATTTGTGTATAGCATCGGGGAAGTGTACTATCCCAGTCCATCTGCTTGTCCGTGCACCTGCACTGAAGACGGACCCGTGTGCATACGACCCAAGTGTCCTCGCATTCATCCTCGATGTACACGGATTAAATACAAGTCCTGCTGTCCAGTGTGTGAGGCAGTTAGCaaagtgtgtgtatatggtggcAAAATGTACAGAATATTCGAAGAATTCAGGGTGAGATTAATTTTATGAAACATGACTAAAAATATGTTCCATCGACTTTAAGTGACTGTACATTATCCAAGGTTAAGGTTGGATCTTGGAATATgtttattatactgtattatactcaaTGTCAAAGCAGTGTTTTTTTGTGTCTAGTCTGATGGTGAAGATGGGGACATTGGTTATTTATCCTCTATTGCATGAGAGATGTAGGCCTATTGTCAAGTGTAATAACAGTACTCTCCATCAACAAGGGGTCATGTGGGAGTCAGCAGTTGAGATGGCATGAGGTGACATTTCATATGATCTCTttttaattgaaaacattattCAGGTATTACATTGATGCATGCTTCATAGGTTTCTCAAGTATTATGCTTCCTTCCAAATGACAGGAGAACATAGAGTTTAACTTTAGAGAGAATGAAAGTGAGTGTGGTAGAAAATATGTCTAAAGGTGTGTCTAACCTGCTGTTTCAGTTGTCACGCTGTGAGAGATGTCGTTGCGAGTCCAACAGGGAGGTGTCCTGTTCCATCTCTGACTGTCCTGCACCACACTGTGTCAACCCTACATATGAGCCCAACCACTGCTGTCCTGTCTGCTACACTGGTGAGTTCACTTCTACAAACACACAACTTTCCAACACAATTAATGGTCTCTACCCAATGGTCTCTACCCAAACACACAATTTCTTCCACACTAGTTTACATGTTATAATGATAgggtggacatacacacacacagatgtgttCTGTATAATTTGACCTGAACATACAACGCAAATATACAGAATCCATAAGCCCGGTCATATGTAActcaagcattttgctgcacctgctataacatctgtgtatgcgaccaataaacgttgatttgatgcCAACCATTAGTAATTAGCTTTGACACAGCGTGTGATATTGATTATAAAGACAGCTGCAGCTCTTATGTAATGTTTACGATGGCAGTAGTTGGCTGCTGCCCCCAGTTGGAGTCTAAGGTCATCGATATCTTCAATGTTTCTTTAATCACTGCTCCACTGCACTGGTACCATCTGTACTGTGCGTTCAACATGATATGTGCATCATATTCATAACAAGCTCAATTATTAGTTAGAGTCAAGCCAAggagttttggaaatatttagtcACTGATGTGGGATCCTAGCATCCTTAGAACTAAACTATGGAATTCAGCATTGCACAGATTACATAACTGAATTTAGACACTGGATAAAGAGGGATGTAAATCAAACTGCTCGATAGTGCTCTGTCCAACACAGGAATAGTAACTAGCCCCCAGCCTGGTGGGGCATGGGGCCATTCATCCAACAGCAGGCAGTAAATGAACAGCATGTGTGTGCGCCGTATATAGTTCAATCAgtaaatcaatcacatttatttataaagccatttttacattaaaagttgtcacaaagtgttatacagaaacccagtctaaaaccccaaagagcaaacaatgcagatgtacactgaacaaaaatataaacacatgtaaagtaagtgttggttccatgtttcatgagctgaaataaaataacaaaatataggacaaaacacacatcacaacaagaaacCACAACcatacacaacactacataacacaacactacataacacaacaCTACAATATCCAGCTACTTCACAtacccattgaagaggagtgggacaacattccacaggccacaatcaatagcctgatcaactttatgcgaagatgtgtcacgctgtatgaggaaaatggtggtcacaccagatactgaacggttttctgatccactctcCCACCTTTTTtttatgtatctgtgaccaacagatgcatatctgttttcccagtcGTTCATAGATTAGCGCCCAATGAATTTCaattcactgatttccttatatgaactttaactcagtgaaattgttgcatgttcttAAATAATTCCCTTTGTCTTCTATAATAAGTtggaatttaaataaataaaatatttggtCTCCACACATTGGATTTTCAACATTGAAGAATcaattttgttttttgaaacTTAAGTTTACACTTTTAATtgagaaaataaaaacaaatggcaTGGACTCAATTATTAGCAACCAAGAGCTAATacttggttgcacagcctttggcCAAGAGACAGTAACTGCTGACAAATGCTTCTTGAAGCCTTCAATTAGCTCTTTTCTACTGGATGTTTGGCCCATTCTTCAGCTGCAAACTGCACCATTTCTGTGATGTTTGAGGGGTGCCTTCCACCAACTGCTGTTTTCAGATCTCGCCAAATGTTTTAGATGGGAGTCAGATCTGAACTCAACGCTGGCCACTCCAGAACAGTCTAGTGTTTATTCTTGAATGATTCCTGGGTGCTTTTTGATGCGTGTTTGGGTTTGTTATCCTGCTGGAAGACCTACAACCTTCGACAGAGACCCAGTTCTTGTACACTGGGTTGTAACATTGGACTGATAATCTGCTGATTTCAGGATGCCTTGCACATGTTCAAGGCccccagtaccagaggcagcaaaGCAATCCCACGGCATTATTGAAACTCccccatgtttgattgtaggAAGGTTCTTTCTTTGAATGCTTAATTTGGTTATCAGTAAAGATAGTGCTGATTTGTATTGTATTGGTCCACAGAACATTTTTAGGTGTTCTGTGGTGTTTAGGTGTGTTTTTGCGAAGTTCAATAGGCGTTTCTTGTGTAGGgaattatttaagaaaagtgcaagggtgccaatttatttggccacaactgtatgtCTGCCTTTATGGATGTTTAAGTAACTCTACAAAGTATAGCATATTGGTGCTGCAAATGACAATAGATGATTTTAATAAGACTACAGAAGTTTCTCATTGCAATGATGATCAAAAGAGCACATTACATATACAATTAACTGTCAAAAATATATGCAATTCACATTTATGGTGACATCTGATATAACATCTATTTATTTTACATAATTTTTCTGCATCCTGCCTACAGGGCCCAATTGTTTTGTGGGTGACAGAGTGATCTCGGCAGGGGAGCGAGTAGAGATAGACAAGCAGACTGTGTGTTACTGCACCTACCGGGACAGCACCTGGCAGATGCACCCCCATGCCACCTGCGAGCAGCGCCCGCTGCCGGACCCCGATCTCAACCCCAGCCCCTCTGAGCCCCCCGAGGAAGACGAGACCAAGCAGATGGACAGGGACTTCCGCCCCAGGCTGGACTGGATCCCGTGAGCAGGCAGGAGGGTGGGTGTGAGGGTAATAGTGTGCCAAGGGGAAACGGGGAGATGATCGGGCAGGTTGTTTTCCGTGCCCTGCTGAGTGCAGTCTGCATAGGGCTTAGGGCCAGGGATGATCTACTACACCACATTATACAACCACAATAACATTACTAGCTAGTAGTGTTTGTGCAACATTATATAAAACTTTGCATACAGGAACAATATATGGTGCACATTAAAGACAATACACAACTATAACATATAGTTCCGTGAAATTAATTTGTCTCCATTTTCCTTCACTTGCAGTAGTCTGGTTTTGTCATCAAAGGGCTGGTGTAAGTGGACACTTAGAGATGGTGGCAACATTCACCCTTTTATTAATCTCAGGTTTACACTAGTGCACATTAACGTTGCTGTGTATATTTCTTTGACTGCTGTTTCTTTAATAACATTGATATCCATCTCAGAATGGTTCTAACGCTGAAATGGAAATGTTCCTTTTTCTGTATATAAATGGACTTGTAGTTCTatgaagtgtacctttgatggACATATCAAATAAACATCAGGAACCGtatgtatcaagcgtctcagaTTCAAGTGAcaatttaggatcagttttgcctttaatAGATtacaatgaataagattacatggataATGGGCCCTGACCCCAGATCAACCCTCCCACAGAGACGCTTGATCCCAGATCAACCCTCCTACGGAGACGCTTGATACGGACCCAGTTGAATGACAATGTCCCATCCTTGTTCCTGGAGTGCAACAAGTACTACAGGGttttgttccaactaggcaccacatgactaattgatcagttcagcgATTGCCtgaattcaacacacctggtcttccaggttaATTCAACCAGAAACATGAAGTGGTTGCGACActacaggaccagggttgcctaccccACCCTACACATTTCCCTGGACAAGGATTCTCTGATCTCAGGGCCCTTACATGAAAATGTCACTTGTCTTGCCTTCTAGGTTACCCACTTGGtaattttgtaaatatatattattttctgGTACTACATGTACCCATCCAGTTATTAAATACAATTTGTTCTAGTGGGGGCCTTCATATCCCTCAATGCAAACTTAATTTAGGCTCTTCGCCGAGCAACCTCCTGCAATATGGATTTGTATTTTCCGCCATGAAGATAAATTCTCCATAAATGTACCCCCGCTATCCATAATTTAATCATCCATTAACAAGTTATCAAACATATCCTGACTTGGACGACAATTCACTGGGCCATTCGGACAATTTTATGGGCTCCCGAATTGCACAGCAGTCTAGGagactgcatctcagcgctagatgcaccactacagaccatggttcaatcacaggctgtatcacaaccagccgtgatcgggagtcccatagcgcagtgcacaatttgcccagtgTCGCTAGGggagggtaggcagtcattgtaaaatacgaatttgttcttaactgacttgcctaggttaaataaaaggttaaaaaaaagaatcGCTGTGTCAATATTTTTTGAATGTGCTCCTGTTCAGGAGTGAGACTAAACAGATGTATACAGTAGATACTGTGTAGTTTGACACTGCCTTGGGATCTTGCAAACAGGACACTGACTTTACAATGGTTTTTATTGAAAACAACAAGCCAGGATCAAGGATCACGCTATGCTGCCAGCATTTGAAGCAATCCTGGGCCACAGGTCTGCACATTCCTTGGCCACCGGTCCTGTGATGGCCGAACCTGTAACACAGAAGACAAATTCAGCCCACAACAAAAATGAGATAAAATAGTAGACAAGATGCCTTTGGCCTTGCATCAGTGTAGTAACATTTCACTCTTTGCAGACCTGCCACTTACAATGTGAACAAAAACATAGTTATGGAGCTCATGCATCCACAAGAAAAATACATACTCAATTTGAACATCCACACTTTACTTTGGTTGCTGACAAACAAATCCCCATTTCCAGGCCAATTCCTATAGCATTACCTACAAAATAACCCCACTTGGCATTGTAACATCAAAATATGACATGTAGCAGTGAGATTCTCTACCCAAGTGAACTTGAAAGGAATGGACAGGTGTGCATACCATTCCATGTTTTCTAATAAATGACTGAGTGAGGACATACACACTTCGAGGAGAAAGGTAGAGAATCACACTGCCTCCATTATTTCACTGCATCTAAATGTATTCAAAGGATGACCACTATCCAGTGAACACAAATGTTTCATCACCGATTGAGATTGGTCAGCCAAAATGAGACTGCCATCTCACCCACAGTGATGATCTTAAAATTCCCTTCTTCGACAACTCACCGAGCTACTGACCAGACAAAGCAAGTGCTTTTTGAAGGGGTGTCATTTATATTTCACAACAGAGTATTAGAAAAGAAAATGTACTACTCAAAATCCACATCCAGAATTTGAAAAGCACTCAAAGAAGCCCAGCCAAACATCCTTATGAAGAACCTTCATGACTTGGGATGGGGGCCCAAAGACTCAAAATCCCAACTCACCTTTCATTTCTCCTTTGACATTCACTATGACCCCCGCATTGTCTTCAAAGTAGAGAAACACGCCATCCTTTCGCCGATACGACTTCCGCTGCCGTATCACAACCGCAGGATGCACTGTGGGAAAGAGGAAGACTATCAGAATCCAGCAACCTGACATAACTCACATCGCTACACTGTTGATTTTCACCATTCAGTTAAACAATCGGTCTGGGACTACTATTGTGGTGAAAACTACAAGTAATTTTAAAGACCAATCAAATTACTATGCCTACCGCCATAATCTCTTGATTAGCTAGTCCCAGTTCATCCTATTCTAGTAATTGAATACATAATGTAGAACACTCACCCTTTTTTCTGAGTTCTGGTTTGCCTTTCTTGACAGTGGCCATGACCATGTCACCCACACCAGCAGCAGGAAGACGGTTCAGACGCCCCTTGATGCCCTTGACAGAGATGATGTACAGGTTCTTGGCACCTAGTGAGAAAGGGGGAAGAAGATGGTGAATATATGACAGGATGGAGATGGTTCCACTGCCCAGACTTGATTAGAGGTACAGATCCTTGTAGACCATTTCAAAACAAGACCAGGTTGAACTACATGACATGTTCCATCACTGATTGAGATTGCGCAGCCAAAATGAGACTGCCATCTCACCCACAGTGATATGTTTCTATACCCTTTCTCGACAACTTGCCGAGCTATTGACCAGACAAAGCAAGTGCTTTTTGAAGGGATATTTATTCTAACAGATCTGAATGTAACATACCTGTGTTGTCAGCGCAGTTGATGACGGCACCCACTGGGAGACCCAGCGAGATGCGAAACTTTGCCCCAGATGACCCACCACGTCCTGAACAAGAGAAGAGATTCCATTTAAGTAACTTTGCATAGTGCAGAGACTGAAAACACACTGCTTAAATCAAGCAAATATGATCCAAGTTGTTCCATCACGGATTGAGATTGTTCAGTATAGGTGACTGCCATCTCACCCACCAGTGATGATTACTATACCCTTCTTCGACAACTCACCCAGCTACTGACCAGACAAAGCAAGTGCTTTTTGAAAGGGGTTCAACCTCACATTGTGATTTTCTTTTCAGATTTAAACTACTGCCAAGAACATGCAGCCACAGCACTATGTGGGAGGCATGGTAAAGTCACCATAGAAACAACACACAAGGCCTCAAGATTAGAAGTGACTAACACTGGCTAACATTACTGCTTGCACAACAAAAAGACAGCCCATGTTGACAGTTCTACCCCTTGTTTAATGCACCCAACTAGGGTAGCTTGCAAAGCAATTGACCAATTAGTTGTGAGTTGGCTGCTGTAAGgtgatagctagctagttagcaattACTTGCATGGCCTGGGAGAAGAGTTGGAGGAAACTAGCTAGTTGGCAAGGAAAATAACGTTCAATCACAGACGAAATCAGTGCCTTTGGTTCATTGTTTTTGAGTTAGAGTCCCCCTTTCTAAAGTTAAAACAATACACCGTGGCTCAACTTAGCTAGCCGGGGAAATCATTGCGAGCACTGAACACGTAGCTACAGCTAGTCAGCCTAGGGCTTCAGCGGTGTCCATGATTTGGAGTCATGCCTTGCTTTTAGTCAGACGCTATGCTACCACGCACTGACTAGAACACTCTCAAATAAGTAGTTCACCTGCCACTCATTTGTTGGACATTGTACTGGAATGGCAACTGCACTTATACGTGAGGAATTAGAACACACTCACCAATTCATGCATTTTAGCTAACACGCCAAAAGCTAATCAGCTAAATGATAGCAAAAATGGCTTCCGTAACAAGCCCCTAAAATCATCCCTCTGAATAATGCTCAGTCCTTCACATTTTCAAGCCAATATGGATGACAATTATTCATAAAACGTCCATTATCCAAATAACATTATGTTCCTATGTTAGACATTCTGCAAACGGGTAGATGAATGTGGATTTTTCTTAGCAAGTCTCTTACCTCTCTTAGACATTGCTGCAAAAGGGAAAGAGGAAGACGGAAAAAGGAATCATGGGATATAAAGTTCCGCAGACATACCACAGACATTTCACGTCCGGTCGATTAAGCCTATATCGCCCTCTGGTGTTGGCGATAACAGCCTACGGGTTGCGGTCATAAACAACTACCAGAGCGCCTCTGCTTTCAAAATTAAAACAAAGTAAACATTGTGCAACTTCATGAGCAATTATTTACTAATTGTCCAGTCATGAATGGCAGGGGTCACAAGTGGAACATTGAAAACAGCAAAGAAAAAATGAGGTGAGTGAAGACCAAGTGtgtgtataaaccctggatgactgacaggggacgctgtgttgaagccacctTGATACTCctcaattgtaaaaaataatatttttgggagCTATATAAAAGCATTTGTTGATGTCTACATTAGTTTttgacattttacagacacatattacagacaccttaatgcatattTTAAAATGACATTAAGTGAGCTAAATATTTAAAACATATATAAGAAAACATTTGACTTGAAAACATGTAAATACTTAAATAAATgcaattttgtccttgaaacatttaattgaaatactgtagaattccattaattCCTGGAGGACTGCGCCTACTAGTAAGTGCCAAtatggcttcaaagcctctcaattgCCAATACATAGAAttagcaatccagggtttataaaCACTATATACTGCTCTTGAAAAAAataagagaccactgcaaaattaGCAGTTTCTCTGGatttactatttataggtatgtgtttgggtaaaataaaaaaataaaaatattattctttaaactactgacaacatttctcccaaattccaaataatttagggcatttatttgcagaaactgacaactggtcaaaataacaaaaaagttGCAGTGCTGTCAGTCCTCGAAAAAATGCATGTTTATtcagctcatgtgacaaatacaatttgatttgactggactctggagcagtcgatacacattctctggagtgatgaatcatgcttcagcATCTGACAtaccaacggacaaatctgggtttggtggatgccaggagaaagctacctgccccaatgcatagtggcaactgtaaagtttggggaaggccctttcctgcttcatcatgacaatgcctccgtgcacaaagcgaggtccatacagaaatggtttgttgagatcggtgatGAAGAACTTGCACAGAGCCATGCACAGAgccatgacctcaaccccattgaacacctttgggatgaattggaacgccgactgcgagccagggctaatctcccaacatcagtgcccgacctcactaatgctcttgtgcctgaatggaagcaagtccctgcaggaatgttccaacatataagggaaagccttctcagaaaagtggaggctgtaatagcagcaaaaggggtaccaaatccatattaatgcccatgattttggaatgagatgtgtcGATgggcaggtgttcacatacttttagtcatgtagtgtacatcatTGGTGAAGACAGATGGGAAGAGGCAAAGCTTATCTTTGTTGAGCACAAAGTTCAAGAGAACAGAACTACTGTAGACATAAGGCACACAATTCATTAGACATCAAACAGTATCTATATTATGAGCAAAAGCAATATTGCCTGCTTATCTTTGAAGCCTTTTCATGCAAGGATTTTATCTTTGTGAGAGGGATGATAATTATAGCAGGTGTTGATAGGAAGAATAAGGATGTGGTCTGTGTGAGGGGGAAAAAGATAGTGGAGTTGGAGGAATAGTCTAACAGTAGCAAAGGAGTGAGGATGGGGAAGACATAAGGTAGGAaggagacatggagggagtgGATGATGTAACCTAGGAGGGAGGTTTTGGCTAGGGTGAAATAGTGATTCCTCACAAAACCCAGAGAAACAAATATTTTGGTGATTTTCACGAAATGTAATCCATAGAATAGTCCTTTGGGGGTTTCCATGgtattttccaatgatgtcactATTTTACACGTCAAAAACATTGAGAACCTTTCACAATGTTGCCAAACAAAGACTCAACAAACTTACCCgagactccctgtctctgccagtctgtccctgcccatctgtccccagctctgCTGTCTGTGTGCCCTCTGTTGCCTGATCTgcctaatgacatcattgtgaaaCATTTCCATTAGCATTTCACTTCTTTCTAATGAACATTTTATCAACTAGTCTTAGGCTACTTGGGTTCTTGCTTTGCGTTTTGGTGTACTGAAAAATACTCTGATGTCTGTCTttttactatttttctgacatttttctACCTGACAGGCTGGCTagctgcacaaacacacacacacacacacacacacacacacacacacacacacacacacacacacacacacacacacacacacacacacacacacacacacacacacacacacacacacacacacacacacacacacacacacacacacacacacacacacacacacacacacacacacacacacacacacacacacacacacacacacacacacacacacacacacacacacacacacacacacacacacacacacacacacacacagtgtgtaggTTATTTACAGTACGAGATGGGCTTCTATTATCTCATCTTCTATCATTCTATATGGGCTTACAACATATGCTGCACCCTTTTGTCATTTTAATATAGTTTGTTTCATATTGGCTGGCTTCCAACAATAGCTGAATTTGCAAATCGAGCGAGCACCAAATCCGTTTCTGTGGTGTTTGCTATAATCTTTGCTATCGTCAGTTTACTCCAAGATCGGCACACATGTGCTTCAAAGTCCCATAGCGACAATTTAGCTTTTGCAACGAGAACATTAAAGATATTTAAGACAATGGTAGAAGAGAGTGTAGTTCTGTTCAGTTGGGAGTTCAGTTTATCAATAACCTTTTCACAGGGACTTTGAAGCACTACAGCTGCATGCTGATCTTGGAATAAACTGACGATAGCAAAGATTCCATCTTTGACGACGCCACATAAATGGAATAGATACTAGCTAGCTTAATAGTTAATGTTTGCCCGCTATCTCTGCAAATTcagctagtgtgtgtgtaaaccctgccaacataaaaataaaacattaaataaaACCCTCTGTTACCTGCCAGATAAGGAACTGGTAGTGGATCAAACAATGCTGAGGCAAAGGGCGGGGAGGCCGCAATCTTTTGAAACTTAAAAACGCGCTATAAAGTGTCTATTATCAGCACAAGTGCTTTCactgcatattattaatattattgaaaTTACATAG contains the following coding sequences:
- the LOC116375870 gene encoding von Willebrand factor C domain-containing protein 2-like; translation: MMNSRALCLYVALLYPIPKTLTEYSTNTDSEYEFGDYRGKWCLDDHGFVYSIGEVYYPSPSACPCTCTEDGPVCIRPKCPRIHPRCTRIKYKSCCPVCEAVSKVCVYGGKMYRIFEEFRLSRCERCRCESNREVSCSISDCPAPHCVNPTYEPNHCCPVCYTGPNCFVGDRVISAGERVEIDKQTVCYCTYRDSTWQMHPHATCEQRPLPDPDLNPSPSEPPEEDETKQMDRDFRPRLDWIP
- the LOC109898543 gene encoding 60S ribosomal protein L23 is translated as MSKRGRGGSSGAKFRISLGLPVGAVINCADNTGAKNLYIISVKGIKGRLNRLPAAGVGDMVMATVKKGKPELRKKVHPAVVIRQRKSYRRKDGVFLYFEDNAGVIVNVKGEMKGSAITGPVAKECADLWPRIASNAGSIA